From the Cryptomeria japonica chromosome 2, Sugi_1.0, whole genome shotgun sequence genome, one window contains:
- the LOC131037129 gene encoding protein SMALL AUXIN UP-REGULATED RNA 10, whose amino-acid sequence MNKWQSVERLKVGGQMTRNEEDKVSFGCTISPRFKSRRHCSYDSDEEVSSSPRDVKEGYLAVYVGAERKRFVIPTAYLSLPVFRTLLEMAAEEFGFVQKGGLTLPCDVTFFKQILKLLKRNDPAYMQMGLNDIVNCIVNDRERQTDALCSSKPLGPFFGASLQKSFG is encoded by the coding sequence ATGAATAAGTGGCAATCGGTTGAAAGGCTGAAAGTGGGTGGTCAAATGACAAGGAATGAGGAAGATAAGGTCTCTTTTGGCTGCACAATTTCACCCAGATTTAAGAGCAGACGCCACTGTTCATATGACTCAGATGAAGAAGTTTCAAGCAGCCCACGCGACGTTAAGGAAGGCTATCTGGCGGTTTATGTGGGGGCTGAAAGAAAACGCTTTGTTATTCCCACCGCTTATTTGAGCCTTCCTGTCTTTCGAACACTGTTAGAAATGGCGGCTGAGGAGTTTGGTTTTGTTCAGAAAGGTGGCCTCACTTTACCCTGCGACGTAACGTTTTTCAAGCAGATTTTGAAGCTTCTGAAAAGAAATGATCCGGCTTATATGCAGATGGGCCTTAATGATATTGTGAATTGTATTGTTAATGACAGAGAGCGTCAAACAGATGCTCTTTGTTCCTCTAAGCCTCTTGGGCCCTTTTTTGGAGCCTCTCTGCAGAAGTCTTTTGGTTAA